From the Butyrivibrio fibrisolvens genome, one window contains:
- the ptb gene encoding phosphate butyryltransferase — MSKSFDDILSKLKTTGKKKLAVAYAQDEHVLEAVELAHQKGIVDAVLVGDAEKIAEIAKSLNMNLDEYEVIDVKDMQEAAICAVKLVHDGKADIYMKGSLDSKTFLKSVLNKEVGLRTGQTLSHVCVFEIPGIDRLLFLTDVAFLPYPTLEDKKQIIEYTVNVARACGVDMPKVAPLAAVEVVNPKMPVTVEADELTKACEAGEIKNCIVDGPLSMDLAIDPEAAKFKPGAESRKIVGDADILLFPDIHAGNLTYKTIVRLAKVKNGNILLGTKAPVILTSRSDSVDVKLNSIALAAVVAEDQKNGTL; from the coding sequence TACTGGAGGCTGTAGAGCTTGCACACCAGAAGGGGATTGTTGACGCAGTTCTTGTAGGCGATGCTGAGAAGATCGCTGAGATCGCTAAGTCTCTTAACATGAACCTTGATGAGTATGAAGTAATTGATGTTAAGGATATGCAGGAAGCTGCTATATGTGCTGTTAAGCTTGTACATGATGGCAAGGCTGATATTTACATGAAGGGTTCTCTTGATTCCAAGACTTTCCTTAAGAGTGTTCTTAACAAAGAAGTTGGTCTTCGTACAGGACAGACACTTTCTCACGTTTGCGTTTTCGAAATTCCGGGTATCGACAGACTTCTGTTCCTTACAGACGTTGCATTCCTTCCTTATCCAACACTTGAAGATAAAAAACAGATCATAGAATATACAGTTAATGTTGCAAGAGCTTGCGGCGTAGATATGCCTAAGGTAGCTCCTCTTGCAGCTGTAGAAGTTGTAAATCCTAAGATGCCAGTTACTGTAGAAGCTGATGAGCTTACTAAGGCTTGCGAAGCAGGAGAGATCAAGAACTGCATAGTTGATGGACCTCTTTCCATGGATCTTGCTATTGATCCTGAAGCTGCTAAGTTCAAACCAGGTGCTGAGAGCCGTAAGATCGTTGGTGATGCTGATATCCTTCTTTTCCCTGATATTCACGCTGGTAACCTTACATACAAGACAATCGTTCGTCTTGCTAAAGTTAAGAATGGTAACATTCTTCTTGGAACTAAGGCTCCTGTTATTCTTACATCACGTTCTGATAGTGTAGATGTTAAGCTCAACTCTATCGCACTTGCTGCTGTAGTTGCAGAAGATCAGAAGAACGGTACTTTATAA